The following are encoded in a window of Hippoglossus stenolepis isolate QCI-W04-F060 chromosome 10, HSTE1.2, whole genome shotgun sequence genomic DNA:
- the LOC118116826 gene encoding uncharacterized protein LOC118116826 isoform X1, translating to MAERKEQAKGAAHASADNVNASILQDAMVDLLKSKMVHIQGADHFMKIISTGVFNPKPFYAEEDLSFSDVSDYDDDDEDDDGYFQQQKAARQPKEPHSQTTKSTDDKDDKDEMKAEERCKEKKQKNRRKKMRQKEKKRSEKENTVILPEEEPGKSESSEIQEENPSTDNNAEANKSPECDKTQNETEAAGLEERSIVNNKEENLATINKKEEEEEKELDSNNSYAVKSVPEETCNQKPALEIQESQLVEVLQLEEKKPEVVEDPDVQKEEKTEPKEEQLQEENTQQKTTDTAAEEYAKRSRELAGTGNRLAASGMFEMAIECFTDAIKFNPREYRLFGNRSLCYERMQQFENALRDADLALCMEPNWIKGLFRKGKALCGLKRYYEASLVYDEVLQLDGSSAEAKQELKRAQTLHLMEMGFSWAQSNEALKNHATLQEAVEALFAGHNNPQGAGASRDNTDERVLQEEDGEEGGWTVPQANHYRAQRVRVPALSSSPLQNRSQSHSPTLRSRNSLKPELFSIWVGALAPTVTYASIHELFSRVGAIYSIKILLEHECAFVNYTRLEDCDRAIQCFNGMVLEGVVLSVRYPFKGQGGLGLGKKECFFWRTTGCTRQDCTFRHVPEHKNIDREKFTSRLGYNYM from the exons ATGGCGGAACGGAAGGAACAAGCTAAGG GTGCCGCTCACGCGTCCGCAGACAACGTGAACGCGTCAATATTACAG GACGCCATGGTCGATTTACTTAAGTCCAAGATGGTGCACATACAAGGAGCCGATCACTTCATGAAAATCATATCCACTGGCGTCTTCA aTCCTAAGCCCTTCTATGCCGAAGAAGACCTCTCATTTTCAGACGTCAGcgattatgatgatgatgatgaagatgatgatggttaTTTTCAGCAACAGAAAGCTGCTCGCCAGCCTAAAGAGCCACattcacaaacaacaaaaagcacTGATGAC AAGGATgataaagatgaaatgaaagcagAAGAGCGATGCAaggagaaaaagcaaaagaacaGGCGTAAAAAGATG cgtcaaaaggaaaagaaacgATCAGAAAAAGAGAATACAGTCATTTTACCT GAGGAAGAACCAGGCAAGTCTGAGTCCTCTGAAATTCAGGAAGAAAATCCTTCTACTGACAATAATGCAGAAGCAAATAAATCCCCAGAATGTGATAAAACTCAAAATGAAACCGAAGCTGCCGGACTAGAGGAAAGGAGCATTGTTAATAATAAAGAGGAAAATCTTGCTACAATTaataagaaagaagaagaggaggaaaag GAGTTGGATTCCAATAATTCATATGCTGTTAAATCGGTGCCCGAGGAGACATGTAACCAGAAGCCTGCACTGGAAATACAGGAAAGCCAATTAGTGGAAGTTCTGCAGCTCGAGGAGAAGAAGCCTGAAGTTGTGGAAGATCCTGATGTTcaaaaggaagagaaaaccGAGCCCAAAGAAGAG CAATTACAAGAAGAGAACACGCAACAGAAAACAACGGATACAGCCGCAGAGGAGTATgcaaaaagaagcagagagcTGGCTG GTACAGGGAATCGTTTGGCGGCTTCTGGAATGTTTGAGATGGCGATTGAATGCTTTACCGACGCCATTAAATTCAACCCAAGGGAATATAG GTTGTTTGGAAATCGGTCCCTCTGTTATGAAAGAATGCAGCAGTTTGAAAATGCTCTGAGAGATGCTGATCTGGCGCTCTGCATGGAACCAAACTGGATAAAAGGTTTATTCAGGAAGGGGAAAGCTCTGTGTGGGCTCAAG AGATACTACGAGGCCTCGCTGGTCTATGATGAGGTGCTACAGCTGGACGGTTCCAGTGCTGAAGCCAAGCAAGAGTTAAAACGAGCACAGACGCTGCACCTCATG GAAATGGGCTTCAGCTGGGCACAGAGCAACGAGGCCCTGAAAAATCACGCCACGCTACAGGAAGCTGTTGAAGCTCTGTTTGCTGGTCACAATAATCCCCAAG GTGCCGGTGCCAGCAGGGACAATACAGATGAACGCGTGCTGCAGGAAGAAGATGGCGAGGAGGGAGGGTGGACTGTCCCACAAGCAAATCATTATCGAGCGCAGCGGGTCAGAGTGCCTGCTCTGAGTTCTTCTCCGCTGCAGAACAGATCGCAGTCTCATTCGCCGACTCTCCGTTCGAGGAATTCTCTGAAACC GGAGCTCTTCTCCATCTGGGTTGGCGCCTTGGCTCCGACCGTCACCTACGCTTCAATTCATGAGCTCTTCAGCAG AGTTGGAGCGATCTACAGCATCAAGATATTGCTGGAACACGAATGTGCCTTTGTGAACTACACAAGACTGGAGGACTGTGACAGAGCCATCCAGTGTTTTAAT GGGATGGTGTTAGAAGGGGTCGTGCTCTCTGTGCGATATCCCTTCAAAGGCCAAGGTGGACTTGG TCTGGGCAAGAAGGAGTGCTTCTTCTGGAGGACCACAGGCTGCACGAGGCAGGACTGCACCTTCAGACACGTCCCTGAGCACAAGAACATCGACAGGGAGAAATTCACCAGTCGACTGGGCTACAACTACATGTAG
- the LOC118116826 gene encoding hsp70-Hsp90 organizing protein 1 isoform X2, with protein MAERKEQAKGAAHASADNVNASILQDAMVDLLKSKMVHIQGADHFMKIISTGVFNPKPFYAEEDLSFSDVSDYDDDDEDDDGYFQQQKAARQPKEPHSQTTKSTDDDDKDEMKAEERCKEKKQKNRRKKMRQKEKKRSEKENTVILPEEEPGKSESSEIQEENPSTDNNAEANKSPECDKTQNETEAAGLEERSIVNNKEENLATINKKEEEEEKELDSNNSYAVKSVPEETCNQKPALEIQESQLVEVLQLEEKKPEVVEDPDVQKEEKTEPKEEQLQEENTQQKTTDTAAEEYAKRSRELAGTGNRLAASGMFEMAIECFTDAIKFNPREYRLFGNRSLCYERMQQFENALRDADLALCMEPNWIKGLFRKGKALCGLKRYYEASLVYDEVLQLDGSSAEAKQELKRAQTLHLMEMGFSWAQSNEALKNHATLQEAVEALFAGHNNPQGAGASRDNTDERVLQEEDGEEGGWTVPQANHYRAQRVRVPALSSSPLQNRSQSHSPTLRSRNSLKPELFSIWVGALAPTVTYASIHELFSRVGAIYSIKILLEHECAFVNYTRLEDCDRAIQCFNGMVLEGVVLSVRYPFKGQGGLGLGKKECFFWRTTGCTRQDCTFRHVPEHKNIDREKFTSRLGYNYM; from the exons ATGGCGGAACGGAAGGAACAAGCTAAGG GTGCCGCTCACGCGTCCGCAGACAACGTGAACGCGTCAATATTACAG GACGCCATGGTCGATTTACTTAAGTCCAAGATGGTGCACATACAAGGAGCCGATCACTTCATGAAAATCATATCCACTGGCGTCTTCA aTCCTAAGCCCTTCTATGCCGAAGAAGACCTCTCATTTTCAGACGTCAGcgattatgatgatgatgatgaagatgatgatggttaTTTTCAGCAACAGAAAGCTGCTCGCCAGCCTAAAGAGCCACattcacaaacaacaaaaagcacTGATGAC GATgataaagatgaaatgaaagcagAAGAGCGATGCAaggagaaaaagcaaaagaacaGGCGTAAAAAGATG cgtcaaaaggaaaagaaacgATCAGAAAAAGAGAATACAGTCATTTTACCT GAGGAAGAACCAGGCAAGTCTGAGTCCTCTGAAATTCAGGAAGAAAATCCTTCTACTGACAATAATGCAGAAGCAAATAAATCCCCAGAATGTGATAAAACTCAAAATGAAACCGAAGCTGCCGGACTAGAGGAAAGGAGCATTGTTAATAATAAAGAGGAAAATCTTGCTACAATTaataagaaagaagaagaggaggaaaag GAGTTGGATTCCAATAATTCATATGCTGTTAAATCGGTGCCCGAGGAGACATGTAACCAGAAGCCTGCACTGGAAATACAGGAAAGCCAATTAGTGGAAGTTCTGCAGCTCGAGGAGAAGAAGCCTGAAGTTGTGGAAGATCCTGATGTTcaaaaggaagagaaaaccGAGCCCAAAGAAGAG CAATTACAAGAAGAGAACACGCAACAGAAAACAACGGATACAGCCGCAGAGGAGTATgcaaaaagaagcagagagcTGGCTG GTACAGGGAATCGTTTGGCGGCTTCTGGAATGTTTGAGATGGCGATTGAATGCTTTACCGACGCCATTAAATTCAACCCAAGGGAATATAG GTTGTTTGGAAATCGGTCCCTCTGTTATGAAAGAATGCAGCAGTTTGAAAATGCTCTGAGAGATGCTGATCTGGCGCTCTGCATGGAACCAAACTGGATAAAAGGTTTATTCAGGAAGGGGAAAGCTCTGTGTGGGCTCAAG AGATACTACGAGGCCTCGCTGGTCTATGATGAGGTGCTACAGCTGGACGGTTCCAGTGCTGAAGCCAAGCAAGAGTTAAAACGAGCACAGACGCTGCACCTCATG GAAATGGGCTTCAGCTGGGCACAGAGCAACGAGGCCCTGAAAAATCACGCCACGCTACAGGAAGCTGTTGAAGCTCTGTTTGCTGGTCACAATAATCCCCAAG GTGCCGGTGCCAGCAGGGACAATACAGATGAACGCGTGCTGCAGGAAGAAGATGGCGAGGAGGGAGGGTGGACTGTCCCACAAGCAAATCATTATCGAGCGCAGCGGGTCAGAGTGCCTGCTCTGAGTTCTTCTCCGCTGCAGAACAGATCGCAGTCTCATTCGCCGACTCTCCGTTCGAGGAATTCTCTGAAACC GGAGCTCTTCTCCATCTGGGTTGGCGCCTTGGCTCCGACCGTCACCTACGCTTCAATTCATGAGCTCTTCAGCAG AGTTGGAGCGATCTACAGCATCAAGATATTGCTGGAACACGAATGTGCCTTTGTGAACTACACAAGACTGGAGGACTGTGACAGAGCCATCCAGTGTTTTAAT GGGATGGTGTTAGAAGGGGTCGTGCTCTCTGTGCGATATCCCTTCAAAGGCCAAGGTGGACTTGG TCTGGGCAAGAAGGAGTGCTTCTTCTGGAGGACCACAGGCTGCACGAGGCAGGACTGCACCTTCAGACACGTCCCTGAGCACAAGAACATCGACAGGGAGAAATTCACCAGTCGACTGGGCTACAACTACATGTAG
- the LOC118116826 gene encoding stress-induced-phosphoprotein 1 isoform X3 → MLQQSNIDPVYYSLLPFNQDPKPFYAEEDLSFSDVSDYDDDDEDDDGYFQQQKAARQPKEPHSQTTKSTDDKDDKDEMKAEERCKEKKQKNRRKKMRQKEKKRSEKENTVILPEEEPGKSESSEIQEENPSTDNNAEANKSPECDKTQNETEAAGLEERSIVNNKEENLATINKKEEEEEKELDSNNSYAVKSVPEETCNQKPALEIQESQLVEVLQLEEKKPEVVEDPDVQKEEKTEPKEEQLQEENTQQKTTDTAAEEYAKRSRELAGTGNRLAASGMFEMAIECFTDAIKFNPREYRLFGNRSLCYERMQQFENALRDADLALCMEPNWIKGLFRKGKALCGLKRYYEASLVYDEVLQLDGSSAEAKQELKRAQTLHLMEMGFSWAQSNEALKNHATLQEAVEALFAGHNNPQGAGASRDNTDERVLQEEDGEEGGWTVPQANHYRAQRVRVPALSSSPLQNRSQSHSPTLRSRNSLKPELFSIWVGALAPTVTYASIHELFSRVGAIYSIKILLEHECAFVNYTRLEDCDRAIQCFNGMVLEGVVLSVRYPFKGQGGLGLGKKECFFWRTTGCTRQDCTFRHVPEHKNIDREKFTSRLGYNYM, encoded by the exons ATGTTGCAGCAATCGAATATAGATCCTGTTTATTACTCGTTACTACCTTTCAATCAAG aTCCTAAGCCCTTCTATGCCGAAGAAGACCTCTCATTTTCAGACGTCAGcgattatgatgatgatgatgaagatgatgatggttaTTTTCAGCAACAGAAAGCTGCTCGCCAGCCTAAAGAGCCACattcacaaacaacaaaaagcacTGATGAC AAGGATgataaagatgaaatgaaagcagAAGAGCGATGCAaggagaaaaagcaaaagaacaGGCGTAAAAAGATG cgtcaaaaggaaaagaaacgATCAGAAAAAGAGAATACAGTCATTTTACCT GAGGAAGAACCAGGCAAGTCTGAGTCCTCTGAAATTCAGGAAGAAAATCCTTCTACTGACAATAATGCAGAAGCAAATAAATCCCCAGAATGTGATAAAACTCAAAATGAAACCGAAGCTGCCGGACTAGAGGAAAGGAGCATTGTTAATAATAAAGAGGAAAATCTTGCTACAATTaataagaaagaagaagaggaggaaaag GAGTTGGATTCCAATAATTCATATGCTGTTAAATCGGTGCCCGAGGAGACATGTAACCAGAAGCCTGCACTGGAAATACAGGAAAGCCAATTAGTGGAAGTTCTGCAGCTCGAGGAGAAGAAGCCTGAAGTTGTGGAAGATCCTGATGTTcaaaaggaagagaaaaccGAGCCCAAAGAAGAG CAATTACAAGAAGAGAACACGCAACAGAAAACAACGGATACAGCCGCAGAGGAGTATgcaaaaagaagcagagagcTGGCTG GTACAGGGAATCGTTTGGCGGCTTCTGGAATGTTTGAGATGGCGATTGAATGCTTTACCGACGCCATTAAATTCAACCCAAGGGAATATAG GTTGTTTGGAAATCGGTCCCTCTGTTATGAAAGAATGCAGCAGTTTGAAAATGCTCTGAGAGATGCTGATCTGGCGCTCTGCATGGAACCAAACTGGATAAAAGGTTTATTCAGGAAGGGGAAAGCTCTGTGTGGGCTCAAG AGATACTACGAGGCCTCGCTGGTCTATGATGAGGTGCTACAGCTGGACGGTTCCAGTGCTGAAGCCAAGCAAGAGTTAAAACGAGCACAGACGCTGCACCTCATG GAAATGGGCTTCAGCTGGGCACAGAGCAACGAGGCCCTGAAAAATCACGCCACGCTACAGGAAGCTGTTGAAGCTCTGTTTGCTGGTCACAATAATCCCCAAG GTGCCGGTGCCAGCAGGGACAATACAGATGAACGCGTGCTGCAGGAAGAAGATGGCGAGGAGGGAGGGTGGACTGTCCCACAAGCAAATCATTATCGAGCGCAGCGGGTCAGAGTGCCTGCTCTGAGTTCTTCTCCGCTGCAGAACAGATCGCAGTCTCATTCGCCGACTCTCCGTTCGAGGAATTCTCTGAAACC GGAGCTCTTCTCCATCTGGGTTGGCGCCTTGGCTCCGACCGTCACCTACGCTTCAATTCATGAGCTCTTCAGCAG AGTTGGAGCGATCTACAGCATCAAGATATTGCTGGAACACGAATGTGCCTTTGTGAACTACACAAGACTGGAGGACTGTGACAGAGCCATCCAGTGTTTTAAT GGGATGGTGTTAGAAGGGGTCGTGCTCTCTGTGCGATATCCCTTCAAAGGCCAAGGTGGACTTGG TCTGGGCAAGAAGGAGTGCTTCTTCTGGAGGACCACAGGCTGCACGAGGCAGGACTGCACCTTCAGACACGTCCCTGAGCACAAGAACATCGACAGGGAGAAATTCACCAGTCGACTGGGCTACAACTACATGTAG